A portion of the Egibacteraceae bacterium genome contains these proteins:
- a CDS encoding D-alanine--D-alanine ligase — protein sequence MSGTQESLRVAVLAGGLSLEREVSLRSGRRVAEALTDRGHRVTRLDLDEGLVDRLVDADVDVCYLALHGKAGEDGTIQGLLDLLGLPYTGPDAIASAIAWDKGVCKGLLVRAGLTTPDWIALSSDAIQDMGAAQALDRVVERLGHELIVKPSQGGASMGVRRVGAEEALATALVSAFSYHDVVLVERFISGAEVAVSVVDRAALPAVEVVPRAGAYDFAARYTHGATEFYAPARLDDATLERCRQAAVDAYELVGCRDVSRADLIVDDAGQPWLLELDTCPGMTETSLLPMAAHAAGWDFPSLCERIILLAAARGAGRAPRTAPVVSPSGP from the coding sequence GTGAGCGGGACGCAGGAGTCGCTGCGGGTCGCCGTCCTCGCCGGCGGGCTGTCCCTCGAGCGTGAGGTCAGCCTTCGCTCCGGTCGACGCGTCGCCGAGGCGCTCACCGACCGGGGACACCGGGTCACCCGGCTCGACCTCGACGAGGGGCTCGTCGACCGTCTCGTCGACGCGGACGTCGACGTCTGCTACCTCGCACTGCACGGCAAGGCGGGGGAGGACGGCACGATCCAGGGACTGCTCGACCTGCTCGGCCTGCCCTACACCGGGCCTGACGCCATCGCCTCGGCGATCGCATGGGACAAGGGGGTGTGCAAGGGGTTGCTCGTGCGCGCCGGGCTCACAACCCCCGACTGGATCGCCCTCTCCTCCGACGCGATCCAGGACATGGGCGCCGCCCAGGCCCTCGACCGCGTCGTCGAGCGGCTCGGCCACGAGCTCATCGTCAAGCCCTCCCAGGGGGGCGCCTCCATGGGTGTGCGGCGGGTGGGGGCCGAGGAGGCCCTCGCCACAGCGCTCGTCTCGGCGTTCAGCTACCACGACGTTGTCCTCGTCGAACGGTTCATCTCGGGCGCCGAGGTGGCCGTGTCGGTGGTCGACCGGGCGGCGCTGCCCGCCGTCGAGGTCGTGCCCCGGGCCGGGGCCTACGATTTCGCCGCCCGCTACACCCACGGGGCCACGGAGTTCTACGCCCCCGCCCGGCTCGACGACGCGACCCTCGAGCGCTGCCGTCAGGCTGCGGTCGACGCCTACGAGCTCGTCGGCTGCCGAGACGTGAGCCGCGCAGACCTCATCGTGGATGACGCCGGCCAGCCCTGGTTGCTCGAGCTCGACACCTGCCCGGGCATGACGGAGACGTCGTTGCTGCCGATGGCCGCGCACGCGGCGGGGTGGGACTTCCCCAGCCTGTGCGAACGCATCATCCTGCTCGCCGCCGCCCGGGGCGCGGGCCGCGCGCCGCGGACCGCGCCGGTCGTGTCGCCGTCAGGGCCCTGA
- a CDS encoding ParA family protein: GGDAGALAEDLPGGAASDPPEEAEAAEAAPAAPGEPGPAPEQSPPGAPPPFRFARARVLTIANQKGGVGKTTTAVSVSAALADLGCRVLLVDLDPQGNATSGVGIRVPPNRPTIYEVLVSGIDIDDAIEPTSVRNLFVVPSNLDLAGAEIELVSAFNREQKLRRALEPIRLEFDVVVIDCPPSLGLLTVNALTAGDGLIVPIQCEYYALEGLGALRRNADLIRSQLNPDLDVTGFVLTMLDARTRLSQQVVEEVRGHFGERVFTTRIPRSVRLAEAPGFGQPITVFDPTSRGAMAYRRLAKELLERLQSDERDPEAPRTEGARL; the protein is encoded by the coding sequence GGGCGGAGATGCGGGGGCCCTGGCCGAGGACCTGCCAGGCGGGGCGGCCTCCGATCCGCCCGAGGAGGCGGAGGCAGCGGAGGCAGCGCCAGCCGCGCCCGGGGAGCCCGGCCCGGCCCCGGAGCAGTCGCCGCCTGGCGCTCCCCCTCCCTTCCGCTTCGCGCGTGCCCGGGTGCTGACCATCGCCAACCAGAAGGGGGGTGTGGGCAAGACAACGACGGCGGTGAGCGTCTCCGCTGCCCTCGCCGACCTCGGGTGCCGGGTGCTGCTCGTCGACCTTGATCCCCAGGGCAACGCGACGTCCGGTGTGGGGATCCGCGTCCCGCCGAACCGGCCGACCATCTATGAGGTGCTCGTCAGCGGGATCGACATCGATGACGCCATCGAGCCGACGAGCGTCCGCAACCTCTTCGTCGTGCCGTCGAATCTCGACCTTGCCGGCGCGGAGATCGAGCTCGTGAGCGCGTTCAACCGCGAGCAGAAGCTGCGGCGGGCCCTGGAACCCATCCGGTTGGAGTTCGATGTCGTCGTCATCGACTGCCCGCCGAGCCTCGGACTGCTCACGGTGAACGCCCTGACCGCCGGTGACGGCCTCATCGTGCCGATCCAGTGCGAGTACTACGCACTCGAGGGCCTCGGGGCGCTGCGACGAAACGCCGACCTCATCCGTTCGCAGCTCAACCCGGATCTCGACGTGACGGGATTCGTCCTCACCATGCTCGATGCCCGCACCCGCCTCAGCCAGCAGGTGGTGGAGGAGGTGCGCGGTCACTTCGGCGAGCGGGTGTTCACCACCCGCATCCCGCGTTCGGTCCGGCTCGCGGAGGCACCGGGGTTCGGCCAGCCCATCACCGTGTTCGATCCGACGTCACGCGGCGCGATGGCGTACCGACGCCTGGCGAAGGAGCTGCTCGAGCGCCTCCAGAGCGATGAGAGGGACCCCGAGGCACCGCGGACGGAGGGAGCGCGACTATGA
- a CDS encoding ParB/RepB/Spo0J family partition protein: MTSIAPNPRQPRGVFDDAELEELAHSLREIGVLQPIVVRPAGDGRFELIAGERRVRAARLAGLTEIPAVVRESGDDDLLTEALVENLHRSDLNPLEEAAAYQQLLDDFGMTHEALAAKLGRSRSAISNAIRLLNLPVELQHAVARGSLSAGHARALLALDDRARQEQVGRRVVAEGLSVRATEELVRRLLAAPSGDGRDALDALGRAAAQRAASPYASLQRRLSDVLATRVRIAGTPKRGRLVIDYAGQEDLERLLAVLARGTGEDLLSEPA, from the coding sequence TTGACCTCGATAGCGCCCAACCCCCGCCAGCCACGAGGGGTCTTCGACGACGCGGAGCTCGAAGAGCTCGCGCATTCCCTCCGGGAGATCGGCGTGCTCCAGCCGATCGTCGTGCGGCCTGCGGGGGACGGACGGTTCGAGCTCATCGCCGGCGAGCGACGGGTGCGCGCCGCCCGGCTGGCGGGGCTGACGGAGATCCCCGCCGTGGTGCGCGAGTCCGGTGACGACGACCTCCTCACCGAGGCGCTCGTGGAGAACCTCCACCGCAGCGACCTCAACCCGCTCGAGGAGGCTGCGGCGTACCAGCAGCTGCTCGACGACTTCGGGATGACCCATGAGGCGCTGGCGGCAAAGCTCGGCCGGTCGCGATCGGCGATCTCCAACGCCATCCGGCTGCTCAACCTCCCCGTGGAGCTTCAGCACGCGGTGGCCCGAGGGAGCCTGTCCGCCGGTCACGCCCGGGCGCTACTCGCCCTTGACGATCGGGCGCGCCAGGAGCAGGTGGGGCGTCGCGTCGTCGCGGAGGGCCTGTCGGTCCGTGCGACCGAGGAGCTGGTCCGCCGGCTGCTCGCCGCCCCGAGCGGGGACGGGCGCGACGCGCTCGACGCGTTGGGCCGCGCCGCCGCGCAGCGGGCGGCGTCGCCCTACGCCAGCCTCCAGCGGCGCCTGTCGGATGTGCTCGCCACACGCGTGCGGATAGCGGGGACGCCGAAACGCGGACGGCTCGTGATCGACTATGCCGGCCAGGAGGACCTCGAACGGCTGCTCGCGGTACTCGCGAGGGGCACGGGTGAGGATTTGCTGAGCGAACCCGCCTGA
- a CDS encoding PLP-dependent aminotransferase family protein, producing MGEIQPDRYRARYAQRTQGMIASEIRALFAVASRPEVVFLAGGMPYTAGLDFDAVSQVTESVIRDVGATALQYGGGQGLPELRERLVDVMAAEAIPAHADDLVVTSGGQQGLDLVAKLFCDPGDVILAEGPSYVGALGAFSAYQTAVVHVPMDEQGLIPDALEQTLGWLRDSGRTAKFLYTVPNHQNPAGVSLSTARRERLLELAGHFDLLVVEDNPYGLLDFKGEIRPALKSLDSERVVYVGTLSKVFAPGIRIGWVAAEGPVRDKLVLLKEAADLCHSNFTQYVAQRWLADQPWFEQVCQSREVYRERCGALLDALASEMPGDCSWSEPTGGFFVWARLPEGLDARELLARAIRARVAYVPGQAFYADGGGGDHLRLSFGFSSPERIREGVRRLAEVVRTEMELVRALRVRTPGTARRPTPSGSAPGTHPGTAQ from the coding sequence GTGGGCGAGATCCAGCCCGACCGCTACCGGGCCCGCTACGCGCAGCGCACCCAGGGCATGATCGCCTCGGAGATCCGCGCCCTCTTCGCCGTCGCGAGCCGCCCGGAGGTCGTGTTCCTCGCAGGCGGCATGCCGTACACGGCCGGCCTCGACTTCGACGCCGTCTCGCAGGTGACCGAGTCGGTGATCCGAGACGTCGGCGCGACGGCGTTGCAGTACGGCGGCGGCCAGGGCCTGCCGGAGCTTCGCGAGCGGCTCGTCGACGTCATGGCGGCCGAGGCCATCCCCGCGCACGCCGACGACCTCGTCGTGACGAGCGGCGGTCAGCAGGGTCTCGACCTCGTGGCGAAGCTGTTCTGCGACCCCGGTGACGTCATCCTCGCCGAGGGGCCCTCGTATGTCGGGGCCCTCGGCGCCTTTTCGGCGTACCAGACCGCCGTCGTCCACGTGCCGATGGACGAGCAGGGGCTCATCCCCGACGCGCTCGAGCAGACGCTGGGCTGGCTGCGCGACAGCGGCCGGACGGCGAAGTTCCTTTACACCGTGCCGAACCACCAGAACCCCGCAGGGGTCTCCCTCTCGACGGCACGCCGGGAGCGTCTGCTCGAGCTCGCGGGGCACTTCGACCTGCTCGTGGTCGAGGACAACCCCTACGGCCTGCTCGACTTCAAGGGGGAGATTCGGCCGGCCCTCAAGTCATTAGACTCCGAACGAGTTGTGTACGTGGGGACCCTGTCGAAGGTCTTCGCCCCCGGCATCCGCATCGGCTGGGTAGCGGCGGAGGGTCCTGTCCGCGACAAGCTCGTCCTGCTCAAAGAGGCTGCGGACCTCTGCCACTCGAACTTCACGCAGTACGTGGCGCAGCGCTGGCTCGCCGACCAGCCCTGGTTCGAGCAGGTCTGCCAGTCCCGCGAGGTCTACCGCGAACGCTGCGGAGCCCTGCTCGACGCACTGGCGAGCGAGATGCCCGGGGACTGCTCGTGGAGTGAACCGACCGGCGGGTTCTTCGTGTGGGCGCGCCTGCCGGAGGGCCTCGACGCCCGCGAGCTGCTCGCCCGGGCGATCCGGGCCCGTGTCGCGTACGTGCCGGGCCAGGCGTTCTACGCCGACGGCGGCGGGGGGGATCACCTGCGCCTGTCGTTCGGCTTCTCGAGTCCCGAGCGGATCCGCGAAGGGGTCCGGCGCCTCGCGGAGGTGGTGCGCACCGAGATGGAGCTCGTGCGCGCGCTGCGCGTCCGGACGCCGGGGACCGCCCGGCGCCCAACGCCGTCCGGTTCGGCGCCGGGGACCCACCCGGGGACGGCGCAGTGA
- a CDS encoding GNAT family N-acetyltransferase, with amino-acid sequence MSRRLHDLTLANLDDVPEGCRACVFWEVADAPRGPATDSAVGRERKEAWWQATQLEWGTPGKAAYIDGSCVGFAAFAPGTHYPRAVRLGGVSDDALLLATLWVDPAFREAGLARVLLQSVLRETSRRGGRALEAYADRRGTNGRAARCMLDEGFLLANGFAVLREHPTTPRLRLDLRHTVRWQESLSAAVEGVAAALGRRERAPAPARSVPALPHR; translated from the coding sequence ATGAGCCGCCGCCTGCACGACCTCACGCTCGCCAACCTCGACGACGTCCCCGAGGGCTGCCGCGCGTGCGTGTTCTGGGAGGTGGCGGACGCGCCCCGCGGACCCGCCACGGACTCCGCCGTCGGCCGCGAGCGCAAGGAGGCCTGGTGGCAGGCGACGCAGCTCGAGTGGGGCACGCCCGGCAAAGCGGCCTACATCGACGGCAGCTGTGTCGGGTTCGCCGCCTTCGCACCCGGCACGCACTACCCGAGGGCGGTTCGCCTCGGTGGCGTGTCCGACGACGCGCTGCTCCTCGCGACCTTGTGGGTCGATCCAGCCTTTCGCGAGGCCGGACTCGCGCGCGTCCTGCTCCAGAGCGTGCTTCGGGAGACCTCGCGGCGCGGCGGGCGCGCCCTCGAGGCCTACGCCGACCGGCGCGGGACGAACGGCCGCGCCGCGCGCTGCATGCTCGACGAGGGGTTCCTCCTCGCGAACGGCTTCGCGGTGCTGCGTGAGCATCCGACGACCCCCCGGCTGCGCCTCGACCTGCGGCACACCGTGCGCTGGCAGGAGTCTCTGTCAGCGGCCGTCGAGGGCGTCGCCGCGGCGCTCGGCCGTCGCGAACGCGCGCCGGCGCCGGCCCGCTCGGTGCCGGCCCTGCCGCACCGGTAA